In one window of Acanthochromis polyacanthus isolate Apoly-LR-REF ecotype Palm Island chromosome 8, KAUST_Apoly_ChrSc, whole genome shotgun sequence DNA:
- the LOC127534975 gene encoding homeodomain-interacting protein kinase 1-like: protein MNFQSSSSSSSSSSSSSSSSSEGSIAWQGFEWTTGYTVVKELRDGGFGRVLDCVKNNTEEHVAIKMPTSNNLDHEAEILKKLMSHNSKESNIIEYKGDVFFEDTRLLVLEKLDIDLWDYVENFAQPMRMEHVRTVIQQMAVALNATKSAGIIHCDVKEDNIMMVDHVKQPFKVKLIDFGLAKYRSEAEAGELFQVLEYRAPEITLGLPYSEAIDVWSLGCVMAWMMTEDSLFGSGSDSEYFTLRRMIRLLGLPPQHLIDAGLRSQLFFQKKPNGLWRLKTPREYFETDIVRSDPAVYKLDSLDEMKTVSSETDNPAEADERRECMELLKAMLQWDEDDRITPSGILNHPFITKNYLNSSSPTRSCDEPKPSSSKFIMVKPADPENRINLTGLPDEDDDLKSSEHEDSDDADTAEDTEDSKDGYDEEDTEVNEKEQRKTKKNCFQRVFSWIKKKFCCCCVSDVMN from the exons ATGAACTTTCAAAGTTCATCCtcgtcttcatcctcatcctcatcctcatcctcatcttcctccgagGGGAGTATCGCATGGCAGGGTTTCGAATGGACAACAGGCTACACGGTGGTGAAAGAACTGAGAGATGGAGGCTTTGGAAGAGTGCTGGactgtgtgaaaaacaacaccGAAGAGCACGTGGCTATAAAGATGCCCACATCGAACAATCTAGACCAtgag GCAGAAATCCTGAAAAAGCTCATGAGCCACAATTCAAAGGAGTCCAACATCATCGAATACAAAGGAGACGTCTTCTTCGAAGATACGCGGCTCCTGGTGCTTGAGAAACTGGACATCGACCTGTGGGACTACGTGGAGAATTTCGCACAGCCAATGCGAATGGAACACGTCCGTACAGTTATtcagcag ATGGCTGTTGCTTTGAATGCAACAAAgagtgctggcataatccactgtgatgtgaaggaggataacatcatgatggtggatcatgtgaagcagcccttcaaAGTCAAGCTGATTGACTTTGGTTTGGCCAAGTACAGATCCGAAGCCGAAGCAGGAGAGCTATTCCAAGTACTTGAATATAG agctccagaaatcaccctgggcctgccgtattcagaggccatcgacgtTTGGTCCTTAGGCTGCGTGATGGCCTGGATGATGACTGAAGATAGTCTCTTCGGATCAGGCTCAGACTCGGAATACTTTaca ctccGACGCATGATCCgtctgctgggtctgccgcCGCAACATCTCATCGATGCTGGCCTGAGATCACAATTATTCTTTCAGAAAAAGCCTAATGGTttgtggcggctgaag acacctCGAGAGTATTTTGAGACCGATATCGTCCGCTCCGACCCCGCGGTTTACAAGTTGGactctctggatgaaatgaaaacg gtgtcctctgagacggacaacccagcagaggctgatgagaggagggagtgcaTGGAGCTGCtgaaggcgatgcttcagtgggatgaggacgacagaatcacccccagtggtatcctcaacCATCCTTTCATCACCAAAAACTACCTCAacagcagctcccccaccaggagttg cgATGAACCGAAACCCTCCAGCAGCAAGTTcatcatggttaagcctgcagacccagaaaacagaattaacctgacaggcttgccCGATGAGGACGATGACCTTAAGAGCAGCGAGCACGAGGACAGTGATGATGCTGACACTGCCGAAGACACCGAGGACAGCAAGGATGGTTATGATGAGGAAGACACTGAAGTCAATGAGAAGGAGCAGAGAAAGAcgaagaagaactgcttccaacgTGTCTTCTCTTGGATTAAGAagaagttctgctgctgctgtgtgtccgatgtgatgaactga